A genomic region of Candidatus Schekmanbacteria bacterium contains the following coding sequences:
- a CDS encoding 50S ribosomal protein L23, translated as MKKYDIIKSPVITEKSNRQKDKENKVSFVVHPDANRLEIKDAIEQIFNVKVLKVCVQNRVGKVKRYGKFTGKRSDWKKAIVTLKEGEKIEIFEGV; from the coding sequence CTGAAAAAATATGACATTATAAAGTCTCCTGTGATAACGGAGAAATCCAACAGGCAAAAAGATAAAGAGAATAAGGTTTCCTTTGTGGTTCATCCTGATGCAAACAGGCTTGAGATAAAGGATGCCATAGAACAGATATTCAATGTAAAGGTTCTTAAGGTCTGCGTTCAGAACAGGGTTGGTAAGGTCAAGAGATATGGAAAATTTACCGGCAAACGTTCTGACTGGAAAAAAGCAATCGTAACCCTGAAGGAAGGGGAGAAGATAGAAATTTTTGAAGGTGTATAA